Proteins encoded by one window of Xiphophorus couchianus chromosome 13, X_couchianus-1.0, whole genome shotgun sequence:
- the ncdn gene encoding neurochondrin isoform X1: MGDQAAEEEEQGAAGGRCLSEAQTQVLDRCLHALRHAKNDSQTLAALMLQWMKNLITRLCPASQLDPATMRRVFEAVGPALPARLLVTALRDAGGAGLPPQELLSLGSALLAALSTDPNMAARPQLLATVPLLLGLLADGPGSQQQNRAETGPEARPGGSGGEGDESRRSEVKSLDEAVVADCFQVLTAVLGLLRGPERLLARGAVPALCRAAGQNRCHQRALSLLGCLLSRTREEAWRKHPAELLSLLLRLCSEFCRASDPTRLQMCAQLVRFLPPPEAALQSAELREAVGRVWAALRPTLQAKLTPKQIGPVLVLSACLLDLYGWESVGPARFCCLLVNRACVEVRMGLEEPPGNDPSPELQNTLTGCYRIMEAAMEQACTAGAAGATAPPHCSALSALSLQQSRQVLEVLQEAFSAVIFYLQQVESDRFSDPFVLATFRALCAWLAEETSCLKEEVTALLPFLIGYARRHLQEGAAKPSLSDWTARLSFSEGGGAWTGTGALRYLLPALCHLSAEDAPRKVLLSVDAPALLVDFLIRTWTDLRGRSLTALPRDPSMETACSALLNVMVTEPDSVRNDPCFRTLEVHLSEALPVLMNKPRLLVLAANYCTLGLMIGRLKAPTGGPVDSGQRRFFSVTLRFLRGALRPGSGSGPVQVSSDWEESWDEAAELWRLSLQALGGCVRAQPWLSGLIRDEGWLRHTVGVLTQSGAAPERHSQEALEEALCAVAERCPDCRREVREATRSGGALGRMKRLKAAVGLKD; the protein is encoded by the exons ATGGGTGACCAAGcggcggaggaagaggagcagggagcagcaggaggaaggtGCCTCAGTGAAGCTCAGACCCAAGTGTTGGACAGGTGTCTGCACGCGCTCAGGCACGCGAAGAATGACAGCCAGACGTTAGCGGCTCTGATGCTG CAGTGGATGAAGAATCTG ATAACGCGGCTGTGCCCTGCCAGCCAGCTGGACCCGGCCACCATGCGGCGGGTGTTTGAGGCGGTGGGCCCGGCCCTCCCGGCCCGGCTGCTGGTCACGGCCCTGCGGGACGCCGGGGGGGCGGGACTTCCTCCCCAGGAGCTGCTGTCTCTGGGTTCCGCCCTGCTGGCCGCCCTCAGCACCGACCCCAACATGGCTGCCCGGCCCCAGCTGCTCGCCACCGTGCCGCTGCTGCTGGGCCTGCTGGCCGACGGGCCGGGGTCGCAGCAGCAGAACCGGGCCGAGACGGGTCCGGAGGCCCGGCCCGGAGGGAGCGGGGGCGAGGGGGATGAGagcaggaggtcagaggtcaagtcTCTGGACGAAGCCGTGGTGGCGGACTGCTTCCAGGTTCTGACGGCCGTGTTAGGGCTCCTCCGGGGCCCGGAGCGACTCCTGGCCCGTGGCGCGGTGCCGGCCCTGTGCCGGGCCGCGGGTCAGAACCGctgccaccagagggcgctgtcGCTGCTGGGCTGCCTGCtgtccagaaccagagaggaAGCCTGGCGCAAACACCCGGCAGAActcctctctctgctgctcaggCTCTGCTCGGAGTTCTGCCGGGCCTCGGACCCGACCCGGCTCCAGATGTGCGCCCAGCTGGTGCGGTTCCTGCCGCCGCCAGAGGCGGCGCTGCAGAGCGCGGAGCTGAGAGAGGCGGTGGGCAGAGTGTGGGCGGCGCTGAGACCCACGCTGCAGGCCAAGCTGACGCCCAAACAGATCGGGCCGGTTCTGGTTCTAAGTGCCTGCTTATTGGACCTGTATGGCTGGGAGTCGGTGGGTCCGGCCCGGTTCTGCTGCCTGCTGGTGAACCGGGCCTGCGTGGAGGTCCGGATGGGTCTGGAAGAACCGCCTGGGAACGATCCGAGTCCAGAGCTGCAGAACACACTAACAG GATGCTACCGCATCATGGAGGCGGCCATGGAGCAGGCCTGCACTGCCGGCGCCGCTGGCGCCACGGCGCCGCCTCACTGCTCCGCTCTGAGCGCGCTCAGTCTGCAGCAGAGCCGGcaggttctggaggttctgcagGAGGCGTTCTCCGCCGTCATCTTCTACCTGCAGCAG GTGGAGTCCGACCGCTTCTCCGACCCGTTTGTGCTGGCGACGTTCCGGGCGCTCTGCGCCTGGCTGGCCGAGGAGACTTCCTGTCTGAAGGAGGAAGTGACCGCTCTGCTGCCCTTCCTGATTGGCTACGCCCGGCGCCACCTGCAGGAGGGAGCCGCCAAGCCGAGCCTCTCTGATTGGACGGCCCGGCTGTCCTTCAGTGAGGGGGGCGGGGCTTGGACGGGCACCGGGGCTCTCAG GTACCTGCTACCCGCCCTGTGCCACCTGTCGGCGGAGGACGCCCCCAGGAAGGTGCTGCTCAGCGTGGACGCCCCGGCGCTGTTGGTGGACTTCCTGATCCGGACCTGGACCGACctgagggggcggagcctgacGGCGCTTCCCAGAGACCCCAGCATGGAGACGGCGTGCTCCGCCCTCCTGAACGTGATGGTGACGGAGCCGGACAGCGTCAG GAACGATCCGTGTTTCAGAACCCTGGAGGTCCACCTGAGTgaagcacttcctgttctgatgaataagccccgcctcctggtcCTAGCAGCCAATTACTGCACTCTGGGGCTGATGATTGGCCGGCTAAAGGCTCCAActggag GTCCGGTGGATTCGGGCCAGAGACGTTTCTTCTCTGTAACCCTGCGGTTCCTGCGCGGCGCCCTGCGTcccggttccggttctggtccggttcagGTGAGCTCAGACTGGGAAGAGAGCTGGGACGAGGCGGCGGAGCTGTGGCGTCTGTCCCTGCAGGCGCTGGGCGGCTGCGTCCGGGCTCAGCCGTGGCTCTCTGGGCTGATCCGGGACGAAGGCTGGCTGCGGCACACCGTGGGCGTCCTGACGCAGAGCGGCGCCGCGCCAGAGCGCCACAGCCAGGAGGCGCTGGAGGAGGCGCTGTGCGCCGTGGCGGAGCGCTGCCCGGACTGCCGGCGGGAGGTCCGGGAGGCCACGAGGAGCGGCGGGGCTCTGGGCCGCATGAAGAGGCTGAAGGCGGCGGTGGGACTTAAAGATTAA
- the ncdn gene encoding neurochondrin isoform X2, whose amino-acid sequence MGDQAAEEEEQGAAGGRCLSEAQTQVLDRCLHALRHAKNDSQTLAALMLITRLCPASQLDPATMRRVFEAVGPALPARLLVTALRDAGGAGLPPQELLSLGSALLAALSTDPNMAARPQLLATVPLLLGLLADGPGSQQQNRAETGPEARPGGSGGEGDESRRSEVKSLDEAVVADCFQVLTAVLGLLRGPERLLARGAVPALCRAAGQNRCHQRALSLLGCLLSRTREEAWRKHPAELLSLLLRLCSEFCRASDPTRLQMCAQLVRFLPPPEAALQSAELREAVGRVWAALRPTLQAKLTPKQIGPVLVLSACLLDLYGWESVGPARFCCLLVNRACVEVRMGLEEPPGNDPSPELQNTLTGCYRIMEAAMEQACTAGAAGATAPPHCSALSALSLQQSRQVLEVLQEAFSAVIFYLQQVESDRFSDPFVLATFRALCAWLAEETSCLKEEVTALLPFLIGYARRHLQEGAAKPSLSDWTARLSFSEGGGAWTGTGALRYLLPALCHLSAEDAPRKVLLSVDAPALLVDFLIRTWTDLRGRSLTALPRDPSMETACSALLNVMVTEPDSVRNDPCFRTLEVHLSEALPVLMNKPRLLVLAANYCTLGLMIGRLKAPTGGPVDSGQRRFFSVTLRFLRGALRPGSGSGPVQVSSDWEESWDEAAELWRLSLQALGGCVRAQPWLSGLIRDEGWLRHTVGVLTQSGAAPERHSQEALEEALCAVAERCPDCRREVREATRSGGALGRMKRLKAAVGLKD is encoded by the exons ATGGGTGACCAAGcggcggaggaagaggagcagggagcagcaggaggaaggtGCCTCAGTGAAGCTCAGACCCAAGTGTTGGACAGGTGTCTGCACGCGCTCAGGCACGCGAAGAATGACAGCCAGACGTTAGCGGCTCTGATGCTG ATAACGCGGCTGTGCCCTGCCAGCCAGCTGGACCCGGCCACCATGCGGCGGGTGTTTGAGGCGGTGGGCCCGGCCCTCCCGGCCCGGCTGCTGGTCACGGCCCTGCGGGACGCCGGGGGGGCGGGACTTCCTCCCCAGGAGCTGCTGTCTCTGGGTTCCGCCCTGCTGGCCGCCCTCAGCACCGACCCCAACATGGCTGCCCGGCCCCAGCTGCTCGCCACCGTGCCGCTGCTGCTGGGCCTGCTGGCCGACGGGCCGGGGTCGCAGCAGCAGAACCGGGCCGAGACGGGTCCGGAGGCCCGGCCCGGAGGGAGCGGGGGCGAGGGGGATGAGagcaggaggtcagaggtcaagtcTCTGGACGAAGCCGTGGTGGCGGACTGCTTCCAGGTTCTGACGGCCGTGTTAGGGCTCCTCCGGGGCCCGGAGCGACTCCTGGCCCGTGGCGCGGTGCCGGCCCTGTGCCGGGCCGCGGGTCAGAACCGctgccaccagagggcgctgtcGCTGCTGGGCTGCCTGCtgtccagaaccagagaggaAGCCTGGCGCAAACACCCGGCAGAActcctctctctgctgctcaggCTCTGCTCGGAGTTCTGCCGGGCCTCGGACCCGACCCGGCTCCAGATGTGCGCCCAGCTGGTGCGGTTCCTGCCGCCGCCAGAGGCGGCGCTGCAGAGCGCGGAGCTGAGAGAGGCGGTGGGCAGAGTGTGGGCGGCGCTGAGACCCACGCTGCAGGCCAAGCTGACGCCCAAACAGATCGGGCCGGTTCTGGTTCTAAGTGCCTGCTTATTGGACCTGTATGGCTGGGAGTCGGTGGGTCCGGCCCGGTTCTGCTGCCTGCTGGTGAACCGGGCCTGCGTGGAGGTCCGGATGGGTCTGGAAGAACCGCCTGGGAACGATCCGAGTCCAGAGCTGCAGAACACACTAACAG GATGCTACCGCATCATGGAGGCGGCCATGGAGCAGGCCTGCACTGCCGGCGCCGCTGGCGCCACGGCGCCGCCTCACTGCTCCGCTCTGAGCGCGCTCAGTCTGCAGCAGAGCCGGcaggttctggaggttctgcagGAGGCGTTCTCCGCCGTCATCTTCTACCTGCAGCAG GTGGAGTCCGACCGCTTCTCCGACCCGTTTGTGCTGGCGACGTTCCGGGCGCTCTGCGCCTGGCTGGCCGAGGAGACTTCCTGTCTGAAGGAGGAAGTGACCGCTCTGCTGCCCTTCCTGATTGGCTACGCCCGGCGCCACCTGCAGGAGGGAGCCGCCAAGCCGAGCCTCTCTGATTGGACGGCCCGGCTGTCCTTCAGTGAGGGGGGCGGGGCTTGGACGGGCACCGGGGCTCTCAG GTACCTGCTACCCGCCCTGTGCCACCTGTCGGCGGAGGACGCCCCCAGGAAGGTGCTGCTCAGCGTGGACGCCCCGGCGCTGTTGGTGGACTTCCTGATCCGGACCTGGACCGACctgagggggcggagcctgacGGCGCTTCCCAGAGACCCCAGCATGGAGACGGCGTGCTCCGCCCTCCTGAACGTGATGGTGACGGAGCCGGACAGCGTCAG GAACGATCCGTGTTTCAGAACCCTGGAGGTCCACCTGAGTgaagcacttcctgttctgatgaataagccccgcctcctggtcCTAGCAGCCAATTACTGCACTCTGGGGCTGATGATTGGCCGGCTAAAGGCTCCAActggag GTCCGGTGGATTCGGGCCAGAGACGTTTCTTCTCTGTAACCCTGCGGTTCCTGCGCGGCGCCCTGCGTcccggttccggttctggtccggttcagGTGAGCTCAGACTGGGAAGAGAGCTGGGACGAGGCGGCGGAGCTGTGGCGTCTGTCCCTGCAGGCGCTGGGCGGCTGCGTCCGGGCTCAGCCGTGGCTCTCTGGGCTGATCCGGGACGAAGGCTGGCTGCGGCACACCGTGGGCGTCCTGACGCAGAGCGGCGCCGCGCCAGAGCGCCACAGCCAGGAGGCGCTGGAGGAGGCGCTGTGCGCCGTGGCGGAGCGCTGCCCGGACTGCCGGCGGGAGGTCCGGGAGGCCACGAGGAGCGGCGGGGCTCTGGGCCGCATGAAGAGGCTGAAGGCGGCGGTGGGACTTAAAGATTAA